The Phaseolus vulgaris cultivar G19833 chromosome 10, P. vulgaris v2.0, whole genome shotgun sequence DNA window GTCACAGTCTGAAGGACTTCAGTTCTTAATCTATTTCCATTGAAGATGgcacaaagctaaaacattcgctcaacaaatataatataatattatataatataatactgTATTCTATATAAACAAATAGCAGAGTTTTTCCTTCGCCGATACATGGTATGATATCTGAGACATGACAATAACATGTATCGTCAATCTGTGACACAGAATAGAATACAAATGCTTGAGACAAACAACTATAAAGAATTCAGCCTATGCAAACTAATTTGAATACCATTGAGACTTGACATATCATGTCATGTCACATGCCCACAAAACTTGATCCACTTAGAGACCTAAAACTTCACCCCATCACATGtatatcccatgcttctcacaagTTACGGACTCAAGAATAAATCCAATAATAAATGTATGAAGTGTGCACCAAAAAAGACTCATTTGAACACGCCTACTCTCAATACCCAATTATATTATCTTCTTTTTTAATCATCTTTTTTCTTCTAAAGACCCTTCTTTCTAGCTTTGACTCCTGTTGTTTAACAAGAAAAATGTAGGATAAAGGGGATGTAAAACCACCAGCAATAATTGTTAGCCTATTCTTTCATAGCTGCTTTGTTTGAGATGTACTGGAAAACCATAACACCCATCTACAAGTAACGAGGAAACCTTTCTTTCATCGACCAGTTTTGGCTCGTTTCATTCCACTGGAGTTGAATGGAGATACACTTCCACTTGGTCCAGGACTCTCTTCTCTGAAATTTGAATTCAGCATCGCCAATTCACGCAACTGCTGCCTCTTGATATAGTCCTCAGACTCTTCCTGCATATCAGAAGTTGGCAACCAAGAGAAGTAAGCATAAAAATTTTCACAAGCAATGTTAATCAACAAAGAGGTTACCGTGTGGAGGTTTCCATATTTCTGATTTCCAACAATAAGATGGTTGTGTCAGGGAAGGTATTGAATGGTTTAAATCACATGATGTTCTAAGATAAATTTCACTAACTTGCATCCTGTTTGGCACCACATCTACCCTCACGTCTTTTACATGAATTTTGCAAGTAACAAGGAGTAGCCCTTGTGTTGAATGTGAGTTGATACAACTATAACATATTCCTAAATCTTAACCAAACATGCACTTAAATCTGCTAGCTTGAAGTGATTCCAACAAAATATTTCGTGAAAAAGGCAAAGAAGGTAAACCACCCAACCGAATTCTAATAAGTCAACTTAGACACCTTTGAAGGTCAAGGCAAACTTTACAGAGAAAAATGAAATGGGGAAGGAAAACTTGGATGACAAACAAAGAGAGTGGTTTAAAATCTAGTCTAGAAACTGTCGTTAATCACTTTCAAAGGTATTAACTATTCaacttacaaaattaaaaaaagtataagtTGGTTGTTCCTATTCTTACTTGGGAATTTTAAAGCTTTTAAATGAGTGAACACCTTTTGGCATCAGTATGTTAACACACCGAACAGAAGATGAcaactttattttaataataatagtaatatatatatatatatatatacacacacacattcATAATCCAATTTAAAATatggaaaaaaatatcattaaaatgTCAATATAATTAGTTGTCGAATGGTTGTTTCCTTGTTATGAGTTGTCAAGTATCAATGCTCCAGAAGATTAAGACAGTGTGAAGGAACTTACCACAGGtttgagcaattcttctataaTTTCCTGAGCCTGTCGGAGCCTAATGTCAACAATATTAGCAGGTAAATCAGCTTCAATCAAGATATGGAGTGGCTCATTGAGATGCTCATAGCCTGGTCTTCCTCTTAATTTTTCTTCCTTCAAGATTGAAAAGATAATAATCTCAGTCATTACACAAGAATGATATATAGATCAATAAAAAGAAGCATCATATTTATTTCACATTTTGCAATATTAGACATGGAAAATCATATCAAGGCCTTCATTACCTTGTCCGGATCTTTTATTGAACCCTTTCCTCTAATATACACCCGGCAACCTGTAGAAGCTTCAACCCTTTTTAGAGAATTGCCCCTGGGTCCCAGAAGCCTTCCAACAAAATTGAACTAAcacaaaagaagagaaaagataAATTACAACAGTCTGATAGAGTCATTAATTAGCCTTACTAAATTGGAATGGATATATGAGAGCTTACATTGGGGTATGTATCAACTGGAATTTCCAAGCGCAAAATCCTCTTAACTGTAAAAGAACTAGGACTTGCAGGTGCAACTTGCCAGTCCATTGTCATTCCAGGAGTTCCTCGTAACCTCTGTTTAGCAGGGGAAAAGGAATAACAATGTCATTTATGCACAAAAGCTCAAATAGAGCAGGAAAAGAACATGGTGAAGAACAAGAACAAGGGATAAAGCCTTTTTGtcatttaaaataagaaaaccagaaaagaattagcattctcaatctagATAACCACCAAGCAAGGAAAGTTTAGAAGCTAGACAAGAAAAATGAGACGAATCAATTAGATGACAACTTGTAACAAGGAAAAACAAGCAGTTATAAGTGTGACAGTCGTGTAACTACTGTAAAGCATAGTTATCAGTCTCAGATAGAAAGGTGTAGCAGCTAGCTTTGAAACACTTTAGTGGAACAACAGGATGAGTGCACTGTTTTAACTATTATAATACATACAAACTAAACAATTTATACTACACGAATAAATActcaaaaatgaaaaataaataaataaatccatgaTAAATAAGTCACAGGTTAcatatataatcataaaaatcaGCAGAATGTAAACTGGGAAGTTTAattgaagaagaatgaatggaaCACAGTCGCACAGGTACATAAGGTAAGAAGGAAAAAGGTGCGGAATGTTCAAGAAGAAAGGTTTCAAACCCTATTATGTTAATGAACCAAAACAGGCGCTAGAAAATGAGGAGAAAACACAACTTTTACAAATGGATTTTTGAAGTCTCTATTATGGTAGTACACTATCTGACTTCTATACTAAAGTATTATCACATCGGAAAGTTGAATGGC harbors:
- the LOC137819482 gene encoding KH domain-containing protein At2g38610-like encodes the protein MSGLYNSNFSPVRAASPQIRTNPEVDSQYLTELLAEHQKLGPFMQALPICTRLLNQEILRVSGMLSNQGFGDFDRLRHRSPSPMASSNLMSSVTGSGLGGWNSLQQERLRGTPGMTMDWQVAPASPSSFTVKRILRLEIPVDTYPNFNFVGRLLGPRGNSLKRVEASTGCRVYIRGKGSIKDPDKEEKLRGRPGYEHLNEPLHILIEADLPANIVDIRLRQAQEIIEELLKPVEESEDYIKRQQLRELAMLNSNFREESPGPSGSVSPFNSSGMKRAKTGR